One part of the Arabidopsis thaliana chromosome 4, partial sequence genome encodes these proteins:
- a CDS encoding myosin-4 protein (DUF641) (Plant protein of unknown function (DUF641); CONTAINS InterPro DOMAIN/s: Protein of unknown function DUF641, plant (InterPro:IPR006943); BEST Arabidopsis thaliana protein match is: Plant protein of unknown function (DUF641) (TAIR:AT2G45260.1); Has 242 Blast hits to 242 proteins in 31 species: Archae - 0; Bacteria - 4; Metazoa - 12; Fungi - 7; Plants - 202; Viruses - 0; Other Eukaryotes - 17 (source: NCBI BLink).): MEESINQNHEAMEALISNLFGNISSLKSAYIELQSAHTPYDPEKIQAADKVVNSELKNLSEMKHSYRENNPKPVCVSPQDSRLAAEIQEQQSLLKTYYEVMVKKFQSEIQNKDSEITQMLQKIEEANKKRLKLEKNLKLRGMSTNEGSGGDGNLQFPDLTTELFVSTYEVAAKAVHDFSKPLINMMKAAGWDLDSAANSIEPDVVYAKRPHKKYAFESYICQRMFSGFQQKNFSVNSESATVMADDDTDTFFRQFLALKDMDPLDALGTNPDSNVRLYACQKVFVIVGLTVI, from the coding sequence ATGGAAGAGTCTATCAATCAGAATCATGAAGCTATGGAAGCACTTATCTCCAATCTCTTTGGAAACATCTCGTCTTTGAAATCTGCTTATATCGAGCTTCAAAGTGCTCATACTCCTTACGATCCCGAGAAGATTCAGGCAGCGGACAAAGTTGTCAATTCTGAACTCAAGAATCTTTCCGAAATGAAGCATTCTTACAGAGAGAATAACCCCAAGCCTGTATGTGTCTCTCCACAAGACTCTCGTTTAGCTGCAGAGATTCAAGAGCAGCAGAGTTTGTTGAAGACTTATTATGAGGTCATGGTGAAGAAGTTTCAGTCTGAGATTCAGAACAAGGATTCTGAGATCACGCAGATGCTGCAGAAGATTGAGGAAGCAAACAAGAAACGGCTTAAGCTTGAGAAGAATCTTAAGTTAAGAGGAATGTCTACAAACGAAGGTTCTGGTGGAGATGGAAATTTACAGTTTCCTGACTTGACTACTGAACTCTTTGTATCTACTTACGAAGTTGCTGCTAAAGCTGTGCATGATTTCTCCAAGCCGCTAATCAACATGATGAAAGCAGCAGGATGGGATCTTGATTCTGCAGCCAATTCTATTGAGCCTGATGTTGTTTACGCCAAGAGGCCTCACAAGAAATATGCATTTGAATCATACATATGCCAAAGGATGTTCAGTGGGTTTCAGCAGAAGAACTTCTCAGTAAACTCAGAGAGTGCTACGGTTATGGCCGATGATGACACAGACACCTTTTTCCGCCAGTTTCTTGCTCTCAAGGACATGGATCCACTAGATGCTCTAGGTACAAACCCTGATTCCAACGTTCGTTTATATGCTTGtcaaaaagtttttgtaattGTTGGGCTAACCGTAATTTGA
- a CDS encoding uncharacterized protein (unknown protein; Has 5 Blast hits to 5 proteins in 1 species: Archae - 0; Bacteria - 0; Metazoa - 0; Fungi - 0; Plants - 5; Viruses - 0; Other Eukaryotes - 0 (source: NCBI BLink).): MNEHGNKSTTNAWRGRASRRVLMQLSIMDFDVEDDQNMELKRHTHDRSSDLQPIRHLRNGLRRAPAVGFEDSVEEGVEKEWRWWWW; encoded by the coding sequence ATGAATGAACATGGTAACAAATCAACTACTAATGCTTGGAGAGGAAGAGCAAGCCGCCGTGTTCTCATGCAGCTCTCTATTATGGATTTTGATGTTGAGGATGATCAGAATATGGAATTGAAACGACATACCCATGATAGATCTAGTGATCTACAACCCATACGACATCTCCGAAATGGATTACGGCGAGCTCCGGCGGTAGGATTTGAAGATTCTGTGGAAGAGGGAGTCGAAAAAGagtggcggtggtggtggtggtga